The following proteins come from a genomic window of Pleurocapsa minor HA4230-MV1:
- a CDS encoding 50S ribosome-binding GTPase, giving the protein MSKFSWLNDWKDRASKNVDDATRRLKKLLPTDSVAKKATSWFNVSDEQVAEILTTVREKLPTTEALLIGKPQAGKSSIVRGLTGVAAEIVGQGFRPHTQNTERYAYPSEDLPLLIFTDTVGLGDLNQDTQNIIKELKAELEQDTQRARILILTVKINDFATDTLQQIAKQLRQDYPNIPCLLTVTCLHEIYPADVADHPEYPPNYEAVKRAFQAIQQDFKQFCDRSVLIDFTLEEDEFNPTFYGLKAFTEAIAELLPEAESRTIAQLLDNSMSDELGNLYRDTARRYLVAFSTMAATLAAVPLPFATMPVLTALQISLVGLLGKLYGQTLSPSQAGGIASAIAGGFLAQAIGRELVKFIPGFGSVIAASWAAAYTWSLGEGACVYFGDLMGGKKPDPKKIQSVMKESFTSAKEQFKNV; this is encoded by the coding sequence ATGAGCAAATTTTCCTGGTTGAATGATTGGAAAGATCGAGCATCAAAAAATGTAGATGATGCTACAAGACGTTTAAAAAAATTGCTGCCTACCGATAGTGTGGCTAAAAAAGCTACTAGTTGGTTTAATGTCAGCGATGAGCAAGTTGCGGAAATATTAACTACTGTCAGAGAAAAGTTACCGACAACCGAGGCTTTATTAATTGGCAAGCCTCAAGCGGGTAAAAGTTCAATTGTTCGAGGTTTAACAGGAGTAGCGGCGGAAATTGTTGGTCAGGGTTTTCGTCCTCATACTCAAAATACTGAAAGATACGCTTATCCTTCAGAAGATCTTCCCCTATTAATTTTCACTGATACAGTAGGCTTGGGAGATCTTAATCAAGATACTCAAAATATTATTAAAGAACTCAAAGCCGAACTTGAGCAAGATACTCAACGCGCCCGAATTTTGATCCTCACTGTCAAAATCAACGACTTTGCTACCGACACTTTGCAACAGATAGCTAAACAATTACGTCAAGACTATCCCAACATACCTTGCTTGCTGACAGTTACTTGTCTACATGAAATCTATCCTGCTGACGTGGCAGATCACCCCGAATATCCACCCAACTATGAAGCAGTTAAACGAGCATTTCAGGCAATTCAACAAGACTTTAAGCAATTTTGCGATCGCTCTGTCCTAATTGATTTTACTCTTGAAGAAGATGAATTTAATCCTACTTTCTATGGCTTAAAGGCATTCACAGAAGCTATAGCAGAATTACTTCCCGAAGCTGAATCGAGAACGATTGCTCAATTATTAGACAACAGCATGAGTGATGAACTGGGTAATCTTTACCGTGATACGGCTAGACGTTATCTAGTTGCATTTTCCACTATGGCTGCTACTTTAGCTGCTGTTCCTTTGCCTTTTGCGACAATGCCTGTATTAACTGCTTTGCAAATATCCCTAGTTGGGTTGTTGGGCAAATTATATGGCCAGACTTTATCCCCTTCTCAGGCTGGAGGAATTGCTAGTGCGATCGCGGGTGGCTTTTTGGCTCAAGCGATCGGGCGGGAATTAGTTAAATTCATTCCTGGTTTTGGTAGCGTTATTGCAGCATCTTGGGCAGCAGCTTATACTTGGTCACTTGGAGAAGGCGCTTGTGTCTATTTCGGCGATTTAATGGGAGGGAAAAAACCTGACCCCAAGAAAATTCAGTCTGTGATGAAAGAATCATTTACTTCCGCCAAAGAACAATTTAAAAATGTTTAA